The following are from one region of the Bradyrhizobium sediminis genome:
- a CDS encoding ABC transporter permease, whose amino-acid sequence MSDQLSAWELILNGDAALFAIVRLSLAVSLSAVALAALVGMPLGALLALSRFPGRSVLVVLLNALMGLPPVVVGLAVYLLLSRSGPLGAMGILFTPTAMIIAQTILIVPIIAALARQTIEDLWVEYRDELTAMDVSPVGRMMTLLWDARFSLLTALLAGFGRAAAEVGAVMIVGGNIDGFTRTMTTAVALETSKGNLPLAMGLGLVLVAIVLAINAAAWGTRVWSERQVG is encoded by the coding sequence ATGTCCGACCAGCTGAGCGCCTGGGAACTGATCCTGAACGGCGATGCCGCGCTGTTCGCGATCGTGAGGCTTTCGCTTGCCGTCAGCCTGTCCGCGGTGGCGCTGGCCGCTCTCGTCGGCATGCCGCTCGGCGCGCTGCTCGCCCTGAGCCGCTTTCCCGGACGATCCGTCCTGGTGGTGCTGCTCAATGCGCTGATGGGGTTGCCGCCGGTCGTGGTCGGGCTCGCGGTTTACCTGCTGCTGTCGCGCTCCGGGCCGCTCGGGGCGATGGGCATCCTGTTCACGCCAACCGCCATGATCATCGCCCAGACCATCCTGATCGTGCCGATCATCGCGGCGCTGGCGCGCCAGACCATCGAGGATCTCTGGGTCGAGTATCGCGACGAGTTGACGGCGATGGACGTCAGCCCTGTGGGGCGCATGATGACCTTGTTGTGGGATGCGCGATTCAGCCTGCTCACGGCGCTGCTGGCGGGTTTCGGCCGGGCCGCCGCCGAAGTCGGCGCGGTGATGATCGTCGGCGGCAATATCGATGGCTTTACCCGCACCATGACCACGGCGGTGGCGTTGGAGACTTCCAAGGGCAATCTGCCGCTGGCGATGGGACTGGGGCTCGTTCTGGTCGCCATCGTTCTGGCGATCAACGCCGCCGCTTGGGGAACGCGCGTCTGGTCGGAACGGCAGGTGGGCTGA
- a CDS encoding DNA cytosine methyltransferase yields MTNHDPKPPAIGSLMGRVAAAIASRGLPVGVAAKIIGVGLQTLQNHLAGEHVRSDSAQKYENWLTGRTRSRNIFVVSKSRPDEDVYQEDEPFAPLTPPANPWLVVDIFSGCGGLSLGFDLQGGRRQFRTILAIDNQAAPIEVLNRNAQLMGAGDHPIGRQVDLTEFMNEAEFLAFFIQHTAVVTDDKSLLTSLTSLNNRALPTFFAAVAAVDHSLIKELDEIRDGLAWRNAYEHLDRQSLNQTSVASFHDKLRLPRPSLRTAVLPRLLWEQNSDIAPAHSPIKPDPLFVAHAKREWDQEVANLSAKRQASGRGQLSASARRVGAFVAFLASKGMVPVRDAWIRWRARRLTVRTKLFSDERFAMSLRRLYATHCQVTVLVGGPPCQGFSRIGRGKIRSLRDARVQVHGDAEAGDARNLLFLQYVMVLGALRPSVFLFENVQHFQSTVKADGVEFQATEVLAEAIANMSNGEVTYEVSSKVLDASRHGIPQTRQRYFMAGVIQTEGVDAAARYAESCLSLRRLPEATLALALAGLPEPEMVGGVMTGGEAMNTSAPVTGPSSDVHPYTGWIRQSIPTTSMAPDCVDGHAARSARTDDATFFSLMGPGKRWMDYRADEAQTIDELGAVLDGFLALPAAALNAAARAARKVGQKIPERDAIAELRGRLNGSLPLRLLLEQASSKLGAPHHLLTEGYLAKKDGHHGDWVARMDASRPSKTIVSHMGKDTYAYIHPAAPRTISVREAARIQSFPDWFTLQETALTDGFKMIGNAVPPMLSYGIANRVARVLSAIELGRRQPAAVRRG; encoded by the coding sequence ATGACGAATCATGATCCAAAACCACCGGCTATCGGCTCCCTGATGGGCCGAGTGGCTGCGGCTATCGCTAGCCGCGGTCTTCCGGTTGGAGTTGCGGCGAAAATCATCGGTGTTGGCCTGCAGACCCTTCAAAACCATCTGGCTGGCGAGCACGTTCGAAGCGATTCGGCTCAAAAATATGAAAATTGGCTCACGGGTCGGACCCGAAGCCGCAATATTTTTGTGGTGTCGAAGAGCCGTCCTGATGAGGACGTTTATCAAGAAGACGAGCCATTTGCTCCGCTCACGCCACCCGCAAACCCTTGGCTCGTTGTTGATATTTTTTCAGGCTGTGGCGGTCTGAGCCTGGGATTTGACCTCCAGGGTGGCCGACGCCAATTTCGCACAATTCTGGCTATCGACAATCAGGCTGCACCCATAGAGGTATTAAATCGCAATGCCCAGTTGATGGGAGCTGGCGACCACCCGATTGGCCGTCAAGTCGATCTTACCGAGTTCATGAATGAAGCAGAGTTTCTTGCCTTCTTTATTCAGCACACCGCAGTCGTTACCGATGACAAGAGCTTACTCACAAGTCTGACGTCGTTAAATAATAGAGCGCTTCCCACGTTCTTTGCCGCGGTCGCTGCAGTCGATCACTCACTCATTAAGGAACTTGATGAAATCCGAGATGGTCTGGCGTGGCGCAACGCCTACGAACATCTCGACCGACAGTCGCTCAATCAGACATCGGTAGCGAGCTTTCACGACAAACTTCGGCTCCCGCGCCCCTCTCTCAGAACGGCCGTTTTACCGCGGCTTCTTTGGGAGCAAAACAGTGATATCGCGCCGGCTCACTCCCCCATCAAACCTGATCCCCTTTTCGTGGCGCACGCTAAACGAGAATGGGACCAAGAAGTTGCGAATCTCTCAGCCAAACGCCAAGCGTCCGGGCGCGGTCAGCTAAGCGCCTCGGCGCGGCGCGTTGGTGCTTTTGTCGCTTTCCTCGCCAGTAAAGGAATGGTGCCCGTCCGGGACGCTTGGATTAGATGGCGAGCTCGGCGCTTGACCGTTCGGACCAAACTGTTCAGCGACGAGCGCTTTGCCATGTCATTGCGTCGGCTATATGCGACGCACTGCCAAGTCACTGTGCTGGTTGGCGGCCCTCCGTGTCAAGGTTTCAGCCGAATCGGTCGAGGTAAGATCCGGAGCTTGCGCGATGCCCGCGTGCAAGTTCACGGGGACGCCGAGGCTGGCGATGCGCGGAACCTATTGTTCCTCCAATACGTAATGGTGCTGGGCGCTTTACGACCGAGTGTTTTTCTATTCGAGAATGTTCAGCACTTCCAGTCGACGGTGAAGGCGGACGGCGTTGAGTTCCAAGCTACCGAAGTGCTGGCTGAAGCCATTGCTAATATGTCGAATGGTGAAGTTACCTACGAGGTTTCTTCGAAGGTTTTAGATGCCTCTCGGCACGGCATACCTCAGACGCGACAGCGCTACTTCATGGCGGGGGTAATTCAGACAGAGGGGGTCGACGCAGCGGCACGCTACGCCGAAAGCTGCCTTTCACTTCGACGCTTACCTGAGGCCACACTTGCCCTCGCCTTAGCCGGCCTCCCCGAGCCCGAAATGGTCGGTGGCGTCATGACCGGCGGTGAGGCCATGAACACGTCCGCACCTGTAACAGGCCCAAGTTCCGACGTTCATCCGTACACAGGATGGATTCGCCAATCGATACCCACAACATCAATGGCCCCCGATTGCGTTGATGGCCACGCCGCTCGGTCGGCCCGCACTGATGACGCAACCTTCTTCTCCCTCATGGGTCCCGGCAAACGATGGATGGATTATCGAGCCGACGAAGCGCAAACGATAGATGAACTCGGAGCAGTGCTCGACGGATTTCTTGCACTTCCGGCCGCAGCTCTCAATGCAGCTGCACGGGCGGCTCGGAAGGTTGGACAGAAAATTCCCGAACGCGATGCTATAGCAGAGCTACGGGGACGGTTGAACGGAAGTCTGCCATTGCGGCTGCTTTTAGAACAAGCGAGCAGTAAGCTTGGCGCGCCCCACCACTTGCTCACCGAAGGCTACCTCGCGAAAAAAGACGGACACCATGGCGATTGGGTGGCTCGAATGGATGCTTCGCGGCCGTCGAAAACAATAGTTAGTCATATGGGGAAGGACACCTACGCTTACATACACCCAGCTGCACCGAGAACGATCTCCGTGCGGGAGGCCGCGCGCATTCAAAGTTTTCCAGATTGGTTTACTTTGCAGGAAACTGCATTGACCGATGGGTTTAAGATGATCGGCAATGCCGTACCGCCGATGCTTAGCTATGGAATAGCCAACAGAGTGGCTCGCGTTTTAAGCGCCATTGAATTGGGGCGAAGACAACCAGCCGCAGTTAGAAGAGGATAG
- a CDS encoding ABC transporter substrate-binding protein: protein MLGAFATVVLSSAPAVAQVSDDVVKIGVLTDMNGPASTPTGQGSVTAAQMAVDDFGGKVLGKPISVIVGDHQLKPDIGGAIARRWYDVDQVDLIVDVPVSAVGLAVQNIATEKKKLLIVHSTGTADFHGKFCSPYAMQWVFDTRALAVGTAQAVVKRGGDSWFFITDDYAFGHSLERDAASVVTKSGGKVLGSVRPPLATPDLSSFVLQAQASKAKIIGIAGGPPNNMNEIKTGAEFGVFKGGQQMAALLALITDIHSLGLPAAQGLLLTTSFYWDMDDKTREWSKRYFAKMNRMPTMWQAGVYSSVMYYLNAIKESGTDEPLKVAAKMREKPIEDFFSRNGKLREDNLMVHDLMLVEVKKPEESKYPWDYYKILAKISGQEAFGPPDPACSLVKK from the coding sequence ATGCTCGGCGCATTCGCGACCGTGGTGCTGTCATCGGCACCGGCGGTGGCGCAGGTGTCGGACGACGTGGTCAAGATCGGCGTGCTCACCGACATGAACGGACCGGCATCGACGCCGACCGGCCAGGGCTCGGTGACCGCGGCGCAGATGGCGGTGGATGATTTCGGCGGCAAGGTGCTGGGCAAGCCGATCAGCGTGATCGTCGGCGACCATCAGCTCAAGCCGGATATCGGCGGCGCCATTGCGCGGCGCTGGTACGATGTCGACCAGGTCGACCTGATCGTGGACGTGCCGGTGTCGGCGGTGGGGCTGGCGGTGCAGAACATCGCCACCGAAAAGAAGAAGCTGCTGATCGTTCACTCCACCGGCACCGCCGACTTCCACGGCAAATTCTGCTCGCCCTATGCGATGCAGTGGGTGTTCGACACCCGTGCGCTCGCGGTCGGCACCGCGCAGGCGGTGGTGAAGCGCGGCGGCGACAGCTGGTTCTTTATCACCGACGACTACGCGTTCGGGCATTCGCTGGAGCGTGACGCCGCCAGCGTCGTCACCAAGAGCGGCGGCAAGGTGCTGGGATCGGTGCGCCCGCCGCTGGCGACGCCGGACCTGTCGTCCTTCGTGCTGCAGGCCCAGGCCTCGAAAGCCAAGATCATCGGCATCGCCGGCGGGCCGCCGAACAACATGAACGAGATCAAGACCGGCGCCGAGTTCGGCGTCTTCAAGGGCGGCCAGCAGATGGCGGCCTTGCTGGCGCTGATCACCGACATCCATTCGCTCGGCCTGCCGGCGGCGCAGGGCCTGTTGCTGACGACGTCGTTCTACTGGGACATGGACGACAAGACCCGCGAATGGTCGAAGCGCTACTTCGCCAAGATGAACCGGATGCCGACGATGTGGCAGGCCGGCGTCTATTCATCCGTGATGTATTACCTCAACGCCATCAAGGAGAGCGGCACCGACGAACCGCTCAAGGTGGCGGCGAAGATGCGCGAGAAGCCGATCGAGGATTTCTTTTCCCGCAACGGCAAGCTGCGCGAGGACAATCTGATGGTTCACGACCTCATGCTGGTCGAGGTCAAGAAGCCGGAAGAGTCGAAATATCCGTGGGACTACTACAAGATCCTGGCGAAGATCTCCGGACAGGAAGCGTTCGGCCCGCCCGATCCGGCCTGTTCGCTGGTGAAGAAGTGA
- a CDS encoding helix-turn-helix transcriptional regulator: MEFLTTSEAADYVRLGERKLYELVTSGAIPCSKVTGKWLFPRQELDLWVLAGLARPAGMIAADPPPIVGGSQDDLLGWTLRESGSGLASLTEGTARGVDRLQRGEVIAAAVHFHSDDVTVEDANVAAVRAMPGLHDAVLVGLARREQGLLVPSGNPKQLHSLTDVVAAGAQMAVRQPGAGAQMLLDVLLTRAGASLKDLRRLEPPCLTGPDLAAAIRAGRADCGVATRAAAKSAGLDFVPLLWENFDLLMRQRSYFRPSIQALIDFIRQKGLKQRAAELGGYDPAPAGQIRFAA, encoded by the coding sequence ATAGAGTTCTTGACCACCAGCGAGGCCGCCGACTATGTCCGGCTCGGAGAGCGCAAGCTTTACGAACTCGTGACTTCGGGCGCGATCCCCTGCAGCAAGGTGACCGGCAAGTGGCTGTTTCCGCGCCAGGAGCTGGATCTCTGGGTGCTTGCGGGACTGGCACGTCCCGCCGGCATGATCGCCGCGGACCCGCCGCCCATTGTCGGCGGCAGCCAGGACGATCTGCTGGGATGGACCTTGCGCGAATCCGGCTCCGGTCTGGCGTCGCTCACCGAGGGCACCGCGCGCGGCGTCGATCGCCTGCAGCGCGGCGAGGTGATCGCCGCGGCGGTGCATTTCCACAGCGATGACGTTACGGTCGAAGACGCCAATGTCGCGGCAGTGCGCGCAATGCCGGGGCTGCACGATGCCGTGCTGGTCGGACTGGCGCGGCGCGAACAGGGCCTGCTGGTTCCATCAGGTAATCCCAAACAACTGCACAGCCTGACGGACGTTGTTGCCGCGGGCGCGCAGATGGCCGTCCGGCAGCCCGGCGCGGGCGCGCAGATGCTGCTCGACGTGCTGCTGACGCGCGCCGGCGCCAGCCTCAAGGACCTGCGCCGGCTCGAGCCGCCATGTCTCACCGGCCCCGATCTCGCGGCCGCGATCCGCGCCGGCAGGGCCGACTGCGGCGTTGCCACCCGCGCCGCGGCGAAATCGGCGGGTCTCGATTTCGTCCCGCTGCTCTGGGAGAATTTCGACCTCCTGATGCGGCAACGCAGCTATTTCCGCCCCTCGATTCAGGCGCTGATCGATTTCATCAGGCAAAAGGGGCTGAAGCAGCGGGCCGCGGAACTCGGCGGATATGACCCTGCTCCCGCGGGCCAAATTCGCTTCGCCGCCTGA
- a CDS encoding McrC family protein: MGVVDVGDVIVEILPKTADGDVRSDGAAFLGRLLRFAGKEEAPVLSDASIAAGEGGLLEIIFAWAARTIADNLRDGVPRRYEVCEEVSTAVRGRVELRHVVRQRPGRAFELTVRHAPLREDNPVGRVVRWLVERLCTQTRSLRTRALCLKLLQSLLHIAQITPTKADLERLTLKSMETRWRPLIALARIFLSQQRPDPALGGSLPAVAVLFTLHDLFEAALRRVLREGLGAHGLLLQRNSGQLLYPISGGGGSLGLRPDFRIGQKGATEATIIGDAKWKSIFDRSGLLHFSEADVYQVTTYMAALQAKAGFIVCPLLETFPQTLCRSTFAVSGLKRPLDFLGIRLSVLISDGPDGVDLRKLVCDFIAEGQHASVLAA; encoded by the coding sequence GTGGGCGTCGTCGATGTCGGAGACGTTATTGTAGAAATTTTGCCCAAGACAGCAGATGGTGACGTTCGCTCAGATGGTGCGGCGTTCCTCGGCCGTCTCTTAAGGTTTGCTGGTAAAGAAGAAGCGCCCGTGCTGTCCGATGCGAGCATCGCTGCCGGCGAAGGTGGGTTGCTGGAAATAATCTTTGCGTGGGCGGCACGTACGATCGCCGACAACCTTCGCGATGGAGTGCCGCGGCGGTATGAAGTGTGTGAGGAAGTTTCCACGGCCGTTCGCGGAAGAGTGGAGCTTCGTCACGTTGTTCGTCAGAGGCCCGGCAGAGCTTTCGAGTTGACCGTGCGTCACGCGCCGTTACGAGAAGACAATCCAGTCGGGCGCGTGGTGCGATGGTTAGTTGAACGACTTTGTACTCAAACACGAAGCTTACGCACACGCGCGCTATGTCTGAAATTGCTGCAGTCACTTCTTCATATTGCTCAGATAACGCCGACAAAAGCAGACCTGGAACGCCTGACTTTAAAATCGATGGAGACCCGCTGGCGTCCGCTAATTGCGTTGGCCCGAATTTTTCTTTCGCAACAGAGGCCAGATCCGGCGCTAGGCGGCAGTCTGCCTGCCGTCGCAGTATTGTTTACGTTGCACGATCTCTTTGAGGCAGCATTGCGGCGTGTACTCCGGGAAGGCCTCGGTGCTCATGGGCTTTTGCTCCAACGCAACAGCGGCCAATTATTGTATCCGATCAGTGGAGGAGGCGGCTCATTAGGATTACGGCCTGACTTCCGAATCGGCCAGAAAGGTGCGACCGAGGCTACAATAATAGGCGACGCTAAGTGGAAATCGATATTCGATCGGTCAGGGCTGCTGCATTTCAGCGAAGCTGACGTATATCAGGTGACCACTTACATGGCAGCACTCCAAGCCAAGGCGGGTTTTATCGTTTGCCCGCTATTGGAGACATTCCCACAAACCCTTTGTCGCTCAACTTTCGCAGTCTCGGGCCTTAAGCGCCCACTGGATTTCCTGGGAATTCGATTATCGGTGCTCATTTCCGACGGGCCAGACGGTGTCGATCTGAGGAAGCTTGTGTGCGACTTCATAGCAGAGGGGCAGCACGCTTCTGTGCTCGCGGCCTAA
- a CDS encoding ABC transporter ATP-binding protein — protein MRAPSSDLPLVLDGVTLQAGATVILDRLNLAITPGAPTLIVGPNGSGKSTLLRICMGLAAPSAGRVTWGGRTDSKPVRRAILFQRPIMLRRTTAANVAYALAQAGAPRRERAARVAALLERVGLADLAQRPARRLSGGEQQRLALARALARDPEILLLDEPTASLDPAATRGVEEIVLMAAQSGIKIVMASHDLGQVRRLAGEVIFMVRGALCERGPAADFLDHPTTQEAAAFLRGDLVI, from the coding sequence ATGCGCGCACCCTCCAGCGATCTTCCCCTCGTGCTCGATGGCGTCACGCTGCAGGCGGGCGCGACCGTCATCCTCGACCGGTTGAATCTCGCGATCACGCCGGGCGCGCCGACGCTGATCGTCGGGCCGAACGGCTCGGGCAAGAGCACCCTGCTGCGGATCTGTATGGGGCTGGCGGCGCCGTCGGCAGGCCGCGTCACCTGGGGCGGCCGGACCGACAGCAAACCGGTGCGGCGCGCCATCCTGTTTCAACGTCCGATCATGCTGCGCAGAACCACTGCGGCCAATGTCGCCTATGCGCTGGCGCAGGCCGGCGCGCCACGCAGGGAACGCGCGGCGCGTGTCGCGGCATTGCTGGAACGCGTTGGGCTCGCCGATCTGGCGCAACGCCCGGCGCGGCGGCTCTCCGGCGGCGAACAGCAGCGGCTGGCGCTGGCCCGCGCCCTGGCGCGCGATCCCGAAATCCTGCTGCTCGACGAGCCCACCGCCAGCCTCGATCCGGCGGCGACGCGCGGCGTCGAGGAGATCGTGCTGATGGCGGCGCAATCCGGCATCAAGATCGTGATGGCGTCGCACGATCTCGGCCAGGTGCGCCGGCTCGCCGGCGAGGTGATTTTCATGGTTCGCGGCGCGCTGTGCGAGCGCGGCCCTGCCGCGGACTTTCTCGACCACCCGACGACGCAGGAGGCCGCCGCATTCCTGCGCGGCGATCTCGTGATCTGA
- a CDS encoding helix-turn-helix domain-containing protein, which yields MEGNQDLQAVGREIRRLRRGVGLSQEQLAERAGLHRNYVGLLERGERNASLTTLFAVARSLGVSLGELFSNIPVATKVGRERRARKR from the coding sequence ATGGAAGGGAATCAAGACCTCCAGGCCGTGGGCCGCGAAATCCGACGCCTTAGGCGAGGCGTAGGGCTCAGCCAGGAGCAACTGGCCGAGCGTGCGGGCTTGCATCGCAATTACGTGGGGCTCTTGGAGCGCGGTGAGCGCAATGCCAGCTTGACGACGCTTTTTGCGGTAGCTCGTTCTCTCGGTGTTAGTTTAGGGGAGTTGTTTTCCAATATACCGGTTGCCACTAAAGTCGGGCGAGAACGGCGAGCCAGAAAACGATGA